The DNA sequence GCGGCTGACCTGGAAGGAGGCCCGCGAACTCGAGGCCCTGCCCCAGCGGATCGAGGATCTGGAACGGCGCCGCGACGAGCTGCACGCCGGTCTGGCCGACCCCGCCCTCTACCAGCGCGCCGGGGGCGAAGTGCCGGCCATGCGGGCGGAACTGGACACCATCGAGGCGGAGCTGGTCACGACCTACGCCCGCTGGGAGGAGCTGGAGTCCATCCGCGAAGCTCAGGGGTGATGATTGCTTTATATTCTGAAGTTAGATCGCGTGACGACATGATTTAATGCTTGACCGCTCCCAAATATTGCCGATACTTCCGATCATGAAGCTAATAACGCCTCGCCGGGCCGGAAGACGTCGCGATGCCGGAGTTTGACGCCACCTTGGCCTCCCCGGCCCGCCTGGCCGTCGTTGCCGCCCTGATCCAGGGGCAGCCCAAGAGCTTCATGGAATTGAGAAGCGAGACGGGACTGGCCGACGGGAACCTGCACGTGCAGACGCGCCACCTGGCCGAGGCCGGCTTCGTGGAGATCCGCAAGTCCCGGCAGGGGCGGCGCGCGATCACCACCTTCCGGCTCACCGAGGAAGGCCTGGCCCGCTTCCGGCGCTTCGTGAGGTTGCTGCAAGCGGTCCTGGACTCGGAATCCGGCGAGATCCGGGCCACCCCCGGCGGCGGGCCGGGCGCCCCCGAGCGGGTCTGGTAGGGAGGTTGACGGATGAAGATCGCCATCGGCGCCGACCACGGCGGGTTCGACCTCAAGACCAAGCTGGCCGCCCACCTGAAGTCCCAGGGGCACGAGGTGCTCGACCTCGGCACTTCATCCCATGAAGCTGTCGACTACCCCGTCTACGCCCTGGCTGTCGCCCAGGCCGTGGCCGAGGGGCGGGCCCAGCGCGGCGTCATGATCGACGGCGCCGGCATCGGCTCCTGCATGGTCGCCAACAAGGTCCCCGGTGTGCGGGCCGCCATGGCCTACGACCTTTCCAGCGCCCGCAACGGCCGCGAGCACAACGACGCCAACCTGCTGACTCTCGGCGCCGGCCTGATCGGCGCCGCCCTGGCCGTCCAGATCCTGGACGCCTTCCTGACGACCGACTGCAAGGAGCCCCGCCACCAACGGAGGGTGGCGATGATCGACGACGTCGAGAAGGGAAGCGCCCCGGCCGGCGGCCGCCCCGCCGCCGCCCCCGACGCGCTGTCCCCGGAGGACCTCGACCGCATCGTCGCCAGGCTGGAACGCCTGGTGGGCTCGACGACGGGGGCCGCGTGCGAAGGACCGTGCGTGGCCTCCGCCCCCGACCGCGCGCGGCGCCTGGTGGAGCTGGGCGCCACCCGCCTCGGCCACGGCCCCGGCTCGCCCGGCGAGATCCCGCGCGACCTGGCCCGCTACATCGACCACACGATCCTGAAGCCCGACGCCACGCGCGAGCAGGTGCTGGCCCTGTGCGCCGAGGCGCGCAAGTTCCTGTTCCGCTCCATCTGCGTGAACGCCTGCTGGACCAAGACCGTGAGCAACGCCCTGCGCGGCACGCCGGTGTTGACCTGCACGGTCGTCGGCTTCCCGCTGGGGGCGACGCTGCCCGAGATCAAGGCGGCCGAGGCGCGCCGCGCCATCCGCGACGGGGCCCGCGAGATCGACATGGTCATCAACATCGGCGCGCTCAAGGGCGGCGACGACGACCTGGTGCTGAACGACATCCGCGCCGTGGTCGAGGCCTGCCGCGACGGCGGCGCCGTCTGCAAGGTCATCATCGAGACCGCGCTGTTGACCGACGACGAGAAGCGCCGCGCCTGCGAGGCCGCGCGCCGCGCCCGCGCGCATTTCGTGAAGACCTCGACCGGCTTCGCCAAGGGCGGGGCCACGGCCGAGGACGTCGCCCTGATGGCCGCGGTGGTCCAGGGCGCCGGCATGGAAGTCAAGGCGTCGGGCGGCATCCGCAGCTACGCGGACGCGCGCCGGATGATCGAGGCGGGCGCCACGCGCATCGGCGCCAGCGCCAGCGTGGCCATCATGGAGGAAGCCGGCGTCGGCGCCGGCGGCAAGTCGTAGAGCCAGGGTAAGCAATCGAGCCCGGGCAAGGAGCTGACCATGGTCGACCTCAGGGCCTTCGTCGTCATCGACAGCCTGCAGCCGCAGTTCGCCGCCTTCCTGGCGACGGTGGCGCAGGGCTTCCTGCCCCGCACCGGCCAGGCGAGCCTCTTCGTCGAGATCGCGCCGGGCATGGAGATCAACCGCGTCACCGACATCGCGCTCAAGAGCACGCGCGTGACGCCCGGCATGCAGATCGTCGAGCGCCACTTCGGCATGCTCGAGGTGCACGCCGACAGCCA is a window from the bacterium genome containing:
- a CDS encoding transcriptional regulator — translated: MPEFDATLASPARLAVVAALIQGQPKSFMELRSETGLADGNLHVQTRHLAEAGFVEIRKSRQGRRAITTFRLTEEGLARFRRFVRLLQAVLDSESGEIRATPGGGPGAPERVW
- the deoC gene encoding deoxyribose-phosphate aldolase; the protein is MPRDLARYIDHTILKPDATREQVLALCAEARKFLFRSICVNACWTKTVSNALRGTPVLTCTVVGFPLGATLPEIKAAEARRAIRDGAREIDMVINIGALKGGDDDLVLNDIRAVVEACRDGGAVCKVIIETALLTDDEKRRACEAARRARAHFVKTSTGFAKGGATAEDVALMAAVVQGAGMEVKASGGIRSYADARRMIEAGATRIGASASVAIMEEAGVGAGGKS